In the Micromonospora narathiwatensis genome, one interval contains:
- a CDS encoding ABC transporter ATP-binding protein, producing MSVIEMRGLRKEFTVRVKAGRLRREKRTVTAVDGIDLRVARGEMVGYIGPNGAGKSTTLKMLTGVLMPSAGEARVCGLRPVAERTRLALRIGVVFGQRSQLWWDLPLRDSFDLLRHVYRVPAGEHAARLARCRGLLDLDEFLDIPVRQLSLGQRMRGELTAALLHGPEVLFLDEPTIGLDVVSKQAVRGFLAELGRAGDTTLVLTTHDLADIERLCQRLVVIDHGRVVHDGSIAALHSRYGSRRMVVAELDAALSVPPVLPGAPLVRAEADGHRLVFALESAGVAEVVAGLAGLAALRDISIVEPDIEEVVARLYRAPAEVGG from the coding sequence TTGAGCGTCATCGAGATGCGCGGGCTGCGCAAGGAGTTCACGGTTCGGGTGAAGGCCGGCCGGCTGCGCCGGGAGAAGCGGACGGTCACCGCGGTCGACGGGATCGACCTGCGGGTGGCGCGCGGCGAGATGGTCGGCTACATCGGCCCGAACGGGGCCGGCAAGTCGACCACTCTGAAGATGCTCACCGGCGTGCTCATGCCGTCGGCGGGGGAGGCCCGGGTCTGCGGGCTGCGACCGGTGGCCGAGCGGACCCGGCTGGCGCTGCGCATCGGCGTGGTGTTCGGGCAGCGCTCGCAGCTCTGGTGGGACCTGCCGCTGCGTGACTCGTTCGACCTGCTGCGGCACGTCTACCGGGTGCCGGCGGGGGAGCACGCGGCCCGGCTGGCCCGCTGCCGGGGCCTGCTCGACCTCGACGAGTTTCTGGACATCCCGGTCCGGCAGCTCTCCCTCGGGCAGCGGATGCGCGGCGAGCTGACCGCCGCGCTGCTGCACGGCCCGGAGGTGCTTTTCCTCGACGAGCCGACCATCGGGCTGGACGTGGTGAGCAAGCAGGCCGTCCGGGGTTTCCTGGCCGAGCTGGGCCGGGCCGGCGACACCACCCTGGTGCTCACCACCCACGACCTGGCCGACATCGAGCGGCTCTGCCAGCGGCTCGTGGTGATCGACCACGGCCGGGTGGTGCACGACGGTTCGATCGCCGCCCTGCACAGCCGGTACGGCTCCCGCCGGATGGTCGTGGCCGAGCTGGACGCGGCGCTGTCCGTACCACCGGTGCTGCCCGGCGCCCCGCTGGTACGGGCGGAGGCGGACGGGCACCGGCTCGTCTTCGCGCTGGAGTCGGCGGGCGTGGCCGAGGTGGTCGCCGGGCTCGCCGGCCTGGCCGCCCTGCGGGACATCTCGATCGTCGAGCCGGACATCGAGGAGGTCGTCGCCCGGCTCTACCGCGC
- a CDS encoding ABC transporter permease: MAEHLAAYRALLGAQARSQAAYRTSFVVDLVGNVGATVFDVVTVLVLFGVTRELGGFTLRETLVIVGMSSFAFATADLLVGNVERLPRYVRTGLFDAVLVRPLAALPQLLLMDLPLRKVSRAVFGLAVLVVAVGSAGIDWTPGRAALVVVAPLAGVVFFGAVFVTTATVSFYWIDSGELANSVTYGGRDFTSYPVTVYGGWFRTLFAYGLGFAFVSYHPALALLGRADPLGLPAWVGWAAPGVAVLAAAVAALAWRVGIRHYRSTGS; the protein is encoded by the coding sequence GTGGCTGAACACCTGGCGGCCTACCGGGCGCTGCTCGGCGCGCAGGCCCGGTCGCAGGCCGCGTACCGGACGTCGTTCGTGGTGGATCTGGTCGGCAACGTCGGGGCGACGGTGTTCGACGTGGTCACCGTGCTGGTGCTCTTCGGGGTCACCCGCGAGCTGGGTGGCTTCACGCTCCGCGAGACGCTGGTGATCGTCGGCATGTCGTCGTTCGCGTTCGCCACCGCGGACCTGCTGGTCGGCAACGTCGAGCGGCTGCCCCGGTACGTCCGCACCGGCCTCTTCGACGCGGTGCTGGTCCGCCCGCTGGCCGCGCTGCCCCAGCTGCTGCTGATGGACCTGCCGCTGCGCAAGGTGTCCCGGGCGGTCTTCGGACTGGCCGTGCTGGTCGTCGCGGTCGGCTCGGCCGGGATCGACTGGACGCCCGGTCGGGCCGCCCTGGTCGTGGTCGCCCCGCTCGCCGGCGTGGTCTTCTTCGGCGCGGTCTTCGTCACCACGGCCACCGTGTCGTTCTACTGGATCGACTCGGGCGAGCTGGCCAACTCGGTCACCTACGGCGGGCGCGACTTCACCTCGTATCCGGTCACCGTCTACGGCGGCTGGTTCCGCACGCTCTTCGCGTACGGGCTGGGGTTCGCCTTTGTCAGCTACCACCCGGCGCTGGCGCTGCTCGGCCGGGCCGACCCGCTCGGCCTGCCGGCCTGGGTCGGCTGGGCCGCGCCGGGCGTCGCGGTGCTCGCCGCCGCGGTCGCCGCCCTGGCCTGGCGCGTCGGTATCCGCCACTACCGGAGTACGGGATCTTGA
- a CDS encoding ABC transporter permease: protein MGSVTATVASPTDANVTRWFRTFSAIVASGFRRYATYRQATVAGAATNSVFGLLRYYIFLAAAGATGRVAGYDRAQLATFVWVGQGLLAVVLIWGWTELADRIRTGEVAADLLRPVHPVTSYLATDLGRAGFASLARLLPPVLIGLLFFDVYLPRRPATLPLFALSVLLAVVVCFGCRYLVNATAYWLQDVRGPLILWTLSSGVLAGLYFPLGFLPGWLEALLRYGTPFPSVLQIPLDVLVERDPAPMQLGLVGVQVGWAVALLVLCRLVQRRAERRLVVQGG, encoded by the coding sequence GTGGGCTCTGTCACCGCCACTGTGGCATCCCCCACGGACGCAAACGTTACCCGATGGTTTCGGACATTCAGCGCGATAGTGGCATCCGGTTTTCGGCGTTATGCCACCTACCGCCAGGCCACCGTGGCGGGAGCGGCCACTAACAGCGTCTTCGGCCTGTTGCGGTATTACATCTTCCTCGCGGCGGCCGGCGCGACGGGCCGGGTCGCCGGCTACGACCGTGCCCAGCTCGCCACCTTTGTCTGGGTCGGGCAGGGACTGCTGGCGGTGGTCCTGATCTGGGGATGGACCGAGCTGGCCGATCGGATCCGCACCGGCGAGGTCGCCGCCGACCTGCTCCGCCCCGTCCATCCGGTGACCAGCTACCTCGCCACCGACCTGGGCCGGGCCGGGTTCGCGTCGCTGGCCCGACTGCTGCCGCCGGTGCTGATCGGCCTGCTCTTCTTCGACGTGTACCTGCCCCGCCGCCCGGCCACCCTGCCGCTGTTCGCGCTCTCCGTACTGCTCGCCGTGGTGGTCTGCTTCGGCTGCCGCTACCTGGTGAACGCCACGGCGTACTGGTTGCAGGACGTCCGGGGCCCGCTGATTCTCTGGACGCTCAGTTCCGGGGTGCTCGCCGGGCTCTACTTCCCGTTGGGCTTCCTGCCCGGCTGGCTGGAGGCCCTGCTGCGGTACGGCACCCCGTTCCCGAGCGTGCTGCAGATCCCGCTGGACGTGCTGGTCGAGCGGGATCCGGCACCGATGCAACTCGGCCTGGTCGGGGTGCAGGTCGGCTGGGCCGTCGCGCTGCTCGTCCTCTGCCGGCTGGTCCAGCGCCGGGCCGAACGACGCCTGGTCGTGCAGGGTGGCTGA
- a CDS encoding WG repeat-containing protein, which yields MSTPAANDAPATAEQVSTPLTNDAPTTAEQVSTPATHDSPAEAAPVSAPPAPVPGPPTPAEPSETEPTAGEPTAGEPVSAPPAQVSGPPATDAPPEVEPREVRPADPEQALAAIRWRLHPAKLREEAPDPEALREIRDGLTTKLGSALDNRTRARLLSLRSVAARILGDLDDALDDARLALTYAEATGELRRTTLARARLAEVLRWRGDHAEADRLFAEANSPELPDRLRAVLHEHAGRSCYDQGRLTEACLHFERALDLRQGEDAELNARTAVALDAVAERAAADGFGPKPRTREAILGEERYPVPTFDEERGLWGYADTEGELVIDHRYAEVQPFHEGVAWVRRPEASRWALIDTTGTALIEANNGYRAVGSFSEGLAWVSMDGKGRWMAVDPTNIVRIPPGYEDTRPFRHGLAAVRQNGGWGAVDRDGQIVVPTRFHGMSTALSDGRYVDGFSEEGLAVVELAGRRGVVDRTGRILVDPAYPTLVVHPVAFLVRDGSGRWGALDRRGEPLIDPVHPSSAAVVAEIEQLLTDTSPVL from the coding sequence GTGTCCACCCCAGCCGCGAACGACGCCCCGGCCACGGCCGAGCAGGTGTCCACCCCACTCACGAACGACGCCCCGACCACGGCCGAACAGGTGTCCACGCCTGCCACGCACGACTCTCCGGCGGAGGCCGCGCCGGTGTCGGCACCACCCGCGCCGGTTCCCGGACCCCCCACACCGGCCGAGCCGTCCGAGACCGAGCCGACAGCGGGCGAGCCGACAGCGGGCGAGCCGGTGTCGGCGCCACCCGCGCAGGTCTCCGGGCCCCCGGCGACGGACGCCCCGCCCGAGGTCGAGCCGCGCGAGGTCCGCCCGGCGGACCCGGAGCAGGCGCTGGCCGCGATCCGGTGGCGGCTGCACCCGGCGAAACTGCGCGAGGAGGCCCCCGATCCGGAGGCGCTGCGCGAGATCCGGGACGGGCTCACCACGAAGCTCGGCAGCGCGCTGGACAACCGCACCCGCGCCCGGCTACTGAGCCTGCGGTCGGTGGCCGCCCGGATCCTCGGCGACCTGGACGACGCCCTCGACGACGCGCGGCTCGCCCTGACGTACGCGGAGGCCACCGGCGAGTTGCGGCGGACCACGCTGGCCCGCGCGCGGCTGGCCGAGGTGCTGCGCTGGCGGGGCGACCACGCGGAGGCCGACCGGCTCTTCGCCGAGGCCAATTCGCCCGAGTTGCCGGACCGGCTGCGCGCGGTGCTGCACGAGCACGCCGGCCGGTCCTGCTACGACCAGGGCCGGCTGACCGAGGCGTGCCTGCACTTCGAGCGGGCGCTGGACCTGCGTCAGGGTGAGGACGCCGAGCTGAACGCGCGTACGGCGGTGGCGCTGGACGCGGTCGCCGAACGGGCGGCGGCCGACGGCTTCGGTCCGAAGCCACGGACCCGGGAGGCGATCCTGGGCGAGGAGCGGTACCCGGTGCCCACCTTCGACGAGGAGCGGGGGCTCTGGGGGTACGCGGACACCGAGGGCGAGCTGGTGATCGACCACCGGTACGCCGAGGTGCAGCCCTTCCACGAGGGTGTGGCCTGGGTGCGTCGCCCGGAGGCGTCCCGCTGGGCGCTGATCGACACCACCGGCACGGCGCTGATCGAGGCGAACAACGGCTACCGGGCGGTGGGCTCGTTCTCCGAGGGTCTGGCCTGGGTGTCGATGGACGGCAAGGGCAGATGGATGGCGGTCGACCCGACCAACATCGTGCGGATCCCCCCGGGTTACGAGGACACCCGACCGTTCCGCCACGGCCTGGCGGCGGTCCGCCAGAACGGCGGCTGGGGCGCGGTCGACCGGGACGGCCAGATCGTCGTGCCGACCCGGTTCCACGGCATGTCCACGGCCCTGTCCGACGGCCGGTACGTGGACGGCTTCTCCGAGGAGGGCCTGGCCGTGGTGGAGTTGGCCGGCCGCCGGGGCGTGGTCGACCGGACCGGGCGGATCCTGGTCGATCCGGCGTACCCGACGCTGGTCGTGCATCCGGTCGCCTTCCTGGTCCGCGACGGCTCGGGCCGCTGGGGCGCGCTGGACCGGCGGGGCGAGCCGCTGATCGACCCGGTGCACCCGAGCAGCGCCGCGGTGGTCGCGGAGATCGAGCAACTGCTCACCGACACCAGCCCGGTGCTCTGA
- a CDS encoding aldo/keto reductase family protein — MEFRHLGRSGLLVSEISYGNWITHGSQVEEEAAAACVRAALDTGITTFDTADVYAGTKAEEVLGRALKGERREGLEIFTKVYWPTGPGRNDRGLSRKHIMESINGSLRRLQTDYVDLYQAHRYDYSTPLEETMEAFADIVHSGKAHYVGVSEWRASQIREAHQLARELRIPLVSSQPQYSMLWRVIEAEVIPTSEELGIGQIVWSPMAQGVLSGKYQPGQPPPAGSRATDEKSGAGFIAKWLSDEVLTRVQRLKPLAEQAGLTMPQLAIAWVLQNPNVSSAIVGASRPEQVHDNVKAAGVKLDADLLKAIDEIVEPVTERDPAKTESPARRP, encoded by the coding sequence ATGGAATTCCGACACCTAGGCCGCTCGGGCCTGCTGGTCAGCGAGATCTCGTACGGCAACTGGATCACCCACGGTTCGCAGGTCGAGGAGGAAGCGGCCGCCGCCTGCGTGCGGGCCGCCCTGGACACCGGCATCACCACGTTCGACACCGCCGACGTGTACGCCGGCACGAAGGCCGAGGAGGTGCTCGGCCGCGCGCTGAAGGGTGAGCGGCGCGAGGGGCTGGAGATCTTCACCAAGGTCTACTGGCCGACCGGCCCCGGTCGCAACGACCGCGGGCTGTCCCGCAAGCACATCATGGAGTCGATCAACGGCTCGCTGCGCCGTCTGCAGACCGACTACGTGGACCTCTACCAGGCCCACCGCTACGACTACAGCACGCCGCTGGAGGAGACGATGGAGGCGTTCGCCGACATCGTGCACTCCGGCAAGGCGCACTACGTCGGCGTCTCGGAGTGGCGGGCGTCGCAGATCCGCGAGGCCCACCAGCTCGCCCGCGAGCTGCGTATCCCGCTCGTCTCCAGCCAGCCGCAGTACTCGATGCTGTGGCGGGTCATCGAGGCCGAGGTGATTCCCACCTCCGAGGAGTTGGGCATCGGCCAGATCGTCTGGTCGCCGATGGCCCAGGGCGTACTCTCCGGCAAGTACCAGCCGGGCCAGCCGCCGCCGGCCGGCTCCCGGGCCACCGACGAGAAGTCGGGTGCCGGGTTCATCGCCAAGTGGCTCTCCGACGAGGTGCTCACCCGGGTACAGCGGCTCAAGCCCCTCGCGGAGCAGGCCGGGCTGACCATGCCGCAGCTCGCCATCGCCTGGGTGCTGCAGAACCCGAACGTCTCCTCGGCGATCGTCGGGGCGTCCCGGCCCGAGCAGGTGCACGACAACGTGAAGGCGGCGGGCGTCAAGCTCGACGCCGACCTGCTCAAGGCGATCGACGAGATCGTCGAGCCGGTCACCGAGCGGGACCCGGCGAAGACCGAGTCGCCCGCCCGGCGTCCGTGA
- a CDS encoding site-2 protease family protein, producing the protein MMGYDRPGEPLVLGVPRAAFRPSPVFLALVALFVTSGALTWQRFGNVRFDVFLFVVSGWLVSLCLHEYAHAVVAYRSGDRDIAHRGYLTLNPLKYTNPLLSIVLPVFVVLLGGIGLPGGAVWVDRHAIPGRLRHTLVSLAGPATNVLFTLLLVTALLIGPGMGGPTEFWAGLGLLAFLQLTASVLNLLPVPGLDGGNMIQPWLGPQYRRMYDMFAPYGFILLFALLWSPRIGGWFFGAVFWIADLLGLPPSLYVLGLQLIRFWQG; encoded by the coding sequence ATGATGGGCTACGACCGCCCGGGCGAGCCGCTGGTGCTCGGGGTGCCCCGGGCGGCGTTCCGGCCCAGCCCGGTCTTCCTCGCGCTGGTGGCGCTCTTCGTGACCAGCGGCGCGCTGACCTGGCAGCGGTTCGGCAACGTCCGGTTCGACGTCTTCCTGTTCGTGGTCTCGGGCTGGCTGGTCTCGCTCTGCCTGCACGAGTACGCCCACGCGGTGGTCGCGTACCGGTCCGGGGACCGGGACATCGCGCACCGGGGCTACCTGACGCTCAATCCGCTCAAGTACACCAACCCGCTGCTGTCGATCGTGCTGCCGGTGTTCGTGGTGCTGCTCGGCGGCATCGGCCTGCCCGGCGGCGCGGTCTGGGTGGACCGGCACGCCATCCCCGGCCGGCTGCGGCACACCCTGGTCAGCCTGGCCGGCCCGGCCACCAACGTGCTGTTCACCCTGCTGCTGGTGACGGCGCTGCTGATCGGCCCCGGCATGGGCGGCCCGACGGAGTTCTGGGCCGGGCTGGGCCTGCTGGCGTTCCTCCAGCTCACCGCCAGCGTGCTCAACCTGCTGCCGGTGCCCGGGCTGGACGGCGGCAACATGATCCAGCCGTGGCTCGGCCCGCAGTACCGCCGGATGTACGACATGTTCGCCCCGTACGGCTTCATCCTGCTCTTCGCGCTGCTGTGGAGCCCGCGGATCGGCGGCTGGTTCTTCGGCGCGGTCTTCTGGATCGCCGACCTGCTCGGCCTGCCGCCCAGCCTCTACGTGCTCGGCCTTCAGCTGATCCGCTTCTGGCAGGGCTGA
- a CDS encoding bifunctional adenosylcobinamide kinase/adenosylcobinamide-phosphate guanylyltransferase produces the protein MSVDGWNSLLVLGGIRSGKSEFAESLVADAPTVRYVATAGEGDPEDTEWATRLAAHRARRPGSWTTEETAADPGRLTEVIATAGPNETLLVDDLGGWVSVLLDPAHQPADDRATIAELAAAVRASAARLVLVSPEVGLTLVPTTPLGRAFTDALGETNRAIADACDAAVLVVAGQPAWLKPAAPPRPVVPAQAGPGQAGVPTGPATGQPAAVPGPAEQALPEVLAPAPPPAPAPAPVTEAADWAAPTMALPMVATGLTIQPGMELPMPDDYTGPQAVDRLATLDIPGAGLGALERVVGFAAATQGTPTPVPWSSVRVLLLHGDHAGGASAGAAPGESARRAEQARAGKGALARLAAESGAGLQVVEAPASAAMEDGPALTADQVESALRYGWRLAEQAAEAGVHLLVLAACGAGTEAAAAAVLAATAGAEPPAVLGRVVTERGEFDDVAWMARCAAVRDALHRTRRAARDARDVLAELGGGDIAVATGVLLGATARRVPVLLDGPVGVAAGLVSRDLAGQARHWCLLPDHGGQPAVRLAADVLGLTPLMDLRLDLGEGATALATLPMLRSVLALAAGLPVHPSLRAEDDDDFVEPQPAGPGPATTEPEPTPPPFEPEPTPVEPEFAEPEPAGPGPTTVEPDEPVAVPDSPGRRAD, from the coding sequence ATGTCCGTTGACGGGTGGAACAGCCTCCTGGTGCTCGGTGGTATCCGGTCCGGCAAGTCCGAGTTCGCGGAATCGCTGGTCGCCGACGCGCCCACGGTCCGGTACGTGGCCACCGCCGGGGAGGGGGATCCGGAGGACACCGAGTGGGCGACCCGCCTGGCGGCGCACCGCGCCCGCCGGCCGGGCAGTTGGACCACCGAGGAGACCGCGGCGGACCCGGGCCGGCTGACCGAGGTGATCGCGACGGCCGGGCCGAACGAGACGTTACTCGTCGACGACCTGGGCGGCTGGGTGAGCGTGCTGCTCGACCCGGCCCACCAGCCGGCCGACGACCGGGCCACCATCGCGGAACTGGCGGCGGCCGTACGGGCGAGCGCCGCCCGGCTGGTGCTGGTCAGCCCGGAGGTGGGGCTCACCCTGGTGCCGACCACGCCGCTGGGCCGGGCCTTCACCGACGCGCTGGGCGAGACCAACCGGGCGATCGCCGACGCCTGTGACGCGGCGGTGCTGGTCGTCGCCGGCCAGCCCGCCTGGCTCAAGCCGGCCGCCCCGCCCCGCCCCGTCGTGCCGGCGCAGGCCGGCCCCGGCCAGGCCGGTGTCCCGACGGGCCCGGCGACCGGGCAGCCAGCGGCCGTCCCCGGCCCGGCCGAGCAGGCGCTGCCCGAGGTGCTGGCCCCGGCCCCGCCGCCCGCGCCGGCCCCCGCGCCGGTGACGGAGGCCGCCGACTGGGCCGCCCCCACCATGGCGCTGCCGATGGTCGCCACCGGCCTGACGATCCAGCCCGGCATGGAACTGCCCATGCCCGACGACTACACCGGCCCGCAGGCGGTCGACCGGCTCGCCACCCTGGACATCCCCGGCGCCGGACTCGGCGCGCTGGAACGGGTGGTCGGCTTCGCCGCCGCCACCCAGGGCACCCCGACACCCGTGCCGTGGAGTTCGGTGCGGGTGCTGCTGCTGCACGGCGACCACGCCGGCGGGGCGTCGGCAGGTGCCGCGCCCGGCGAGTCGGCCCGCCGCGCCGAGCAGGCGCGCGCCGGCAAGGGGGCGCTCGCCCGGCTCGCGGCCGAGAGCGGGGCCGGCCTCCAGGTGGTCGAGGCACCCGCCTCCGCCGCCATGGAGGACGGGCCGGCGCTCACCGCCGACCAGGTCGAATCGGCCCTGCGGTACGGCTGGCGGCTCGCCGAGCAGGCCGCCGAGGCGGGCGTACACCTGCTGGTGCTGGCGGCCTGCGGGGCCGGCACCGAGGCGGCCGCCGCGGCGGTGCTGGCGGCGACGGCGGGTGCGGAACCACCGGCGGTGCTGGGCCGGGTGGTGACCGAGCGGGGCGAGTTCGACGACGTGGCCTGGATGGCCCGTTGCGCGGCGGTCCGGGACGCGCTGCACCGCACCCGACGCGCCGCGCGCGACGCCAGGGACGTCCTGGCCGAGCTGGGCGGCGGCGACATCGCGGTGGCCACCGGCGTGCTGCTCGGCGCGACCGCCCGGCGAGTCCCGGTGCTGCTGGACGGGCCGGTCGGCGTCGCCGCCGGCCTGGTCAGCCGCGACCTGGCCGGGCAGGCCCGGCACTGGTGCCTGCTGCCGGACCACGGCGGCCAGCCCGCGGTACGGCTCGCCGCCGACGTGCTCGGCCTGACCCCGCTGATGGACCTGCGGCTCGACCTCGGCGAAGGGGCGACCGCGCTGGCCACCCTGCCGATGCTGCGCTCGGTGCTGGCGCTCGCCGCCGGCCTGCCGGTGCACCCGTCGCTGCGCGCCGAGGACGACGACGATTTCGTCGAGCCCCAGCCGGCCGGCCCGGGGCCGGCCACCACGGAGCCGGAGCCCACCCCGCCGCCCTTCGAGCCGGAGCCGACGCCGGTCGAACCGGAGTTCGCCGAGCCGGAACCGGCCGGCCCGGGGCCGACCACGGTCGAGCCGGACGAGCCGGTCGCGGTGCCGGACTCCCCCGGCCGGCGTGCCGACTGA
- a CDS encoding adenosylcobinamide-GDP ribazoletransferase — protein MPTEARLADGVRLAVTTFTTFPVRAGRVDRAAAGTAMALAPAVGALLGAFLAAVLLLAAALAPPLVAAGITVGLGALLTRGLHLDGLADTVDALGSYRRGAAALEIMKKPDVGPFGVVALVVVLLLQAVVLAELAGRSWPAALAAVAAATAAGRLGVGLACRRGVPAARTDGLGALVAGTVGPVALVVGTAAVALLAVPAVPGRPWQGPVAVVAALAVAAGLLRHVVRRLGGITGDVLGATVEIVTTLAYLGLVLSG, from the coding sequence GTGCCGACTGAGGCGCGACTCGCCGACGGGGTCCGGCTGGCGGTCACCACCTTCACCACGTTCCCGGTACGCGCCGGCCGGGTGGACCGGGCGGCGGCGGGCACCGCGATGGCGCTCGCCCCGGCGGTCGGGGCGCTGCTCGGCGCGTTCCTCGCGGCGGTGCTGCTGCTGGCCGCCGCGCTCGCGCCCCCGCTCGTCGCGGCCGGGATCACCGTCGGTCTCGGCGCGCTGCTCACCCGGGGCCTGCACCTGGACGGGCTGGCCGACACCGTCGACGCGCTGGGCTCGTACCGGCGCGGCGCGGCGGCGCTGGAGATCATGAAGAAGCCGGACGTCGGCCCGTTCGGGGTGGTCGCGCTGGTGGTCGTACTCCTGCTCCAGGCCGTGGTGCTCGCCGAACTGGCCGGGCGGTCGTGGCCGGCGGCGCTCGCGGCGGTGGCCGCCGCCACGGCGGCCGGGCGGCTCGGCGTCGGCCTGGCCTGCCGGCGCGGGGTGCCGGCCGCCCGGACGGACGGGCTGGGCGCGCTGGTGGCCGGCACGGTGGGTCCGGTCGCGCTGGTCGTCGGCACGGCCGCCGTCGCGCTGCTGGCGGTGCCGGCGGTGCCGGGCCGCCCCTGGCAGGGGCCGGTCGCCGTGGTCGCCGCGCTCGCCGTCGCGGCAGGGCTCCTGCGGCACGTGGTACGCCGGCTCGGCGGCATCACCGGGGACGTGCTCGGCGCCACCGTGGAGATCGTCACCACGCTGGCCTACCTGGGACTGGTGCTGTCCGGCTGA
- a CDS encoding DUF2314 domain-containing protein — MLITDDFLPVPVPESLDATYLVPIAGLPRVSPKTAVEALAGRLAEPVYGLAKQMLASPLMSVDTRQISEFPELPPDLLTAFGATEAQLARLAAATHLVVVQAEYRPGWPPAHEWAARAVAAAIAETVDGDVVDVFGLQFLDPATALRSLPDADGRIRLVDWVLVPYSSDADGLWFTTKGLRRFGLLELQAQGVPDHLTRAWGAVMTGAARRLLRDWTEGLAGEEVPAFVQLPVLATVTGHDIAVAYGNPEQHGATAPVLLRLELDPATDPDADSFLTLSPPPGHPGPAGRYFAAACATLFNGIQPDVRYTRPGDAMSKAIAAARAGLGDIRARFLAGGLPTESQLVVKYGLPGDDGPEYVWAGVTSWEIPERIVGASASDAATDPTVRIGAPVVVVATDVVDWALLDSTGVIEGGWTQAVLDAGESPTAD, encoded by the coding sequence ATGCTCATCACGGACGACTTCCTGCCCGTACCGGTCCCGGAGTCGCTGGACGCGACCTACCTGGTGCCGATCGCCGGGCTGCCGAGGGTCAGCCCGAAGACGGCGGTGGAGGCCCTGGCCGGGCGGCTCGCCGAGCCGGTGTACGGGCTGGCGAAGCAGATGCTGGCCAGTCCGCTGATGAGCGTAGACACCCGACAGATCAGCGAGTTCCCCGAGCTGCCGCCGGACCTGCTCACCGCGTTCGGCGCCACCGAGGCCCAGCTGGCCCGGCTGGCCGCCGCGACGCACCTGGTGGTGGTGCAGGCGGAGTACCGGCCCGGTTGGCCGCCGGCCCACGAGTGGGCGGCCCGGGCGGTGGCCGCGGCGATCGCCGAGACGGTCGACGGGGACGTGGTGGACGTCTTCGGCCTCCAGTTCCTGGACCCGGCGACCGCGCTGCGCTCGCTCCCCGACGCCGACGGCCGGATCCGGCTGGTCGACTGGGTGCTGGTGCCCTACTCGTCGGACGCCGACGGGCTCTGGTTCACCACCAAGGGGCTGCGCCGCTTCGGGCTGTTGGAACTCCAGGCCCAGGGGGTGCCGGACCACCTCACGCGGGCGTGGGGCGCGGTGATGACCGGTGCCGCCCGCCGGCTGCTGCGGGACTGGACCGAGGGCCTGGCCGGCGAGGAGGTACCGGCGTTCGTGCAGCTCCCGGTGCTGGCCACGGTGACCGGGCACGACATCGCGGTGGCGTACGGGAATCCGGAGCAGCACGGCGCGACGGCACCGGTGCTGCTGCGGCTGGAGCTGGACCCGGCGACCGACCCAGACGCCGACTCGTTCCTCACCCTCAGCCCGCCGCCGGGGCATCCCGGCCCGGCCGGCCGCTACTTCGCCGCGGCCTGCGCCACCCTGTTCAACGGCATCCAGCCGGACGTGCGGTACACCCGGCCGGGCGATGCGATGAGCAAGGCGATCGCGGCGGCCCGGGCCGGGCTGGGCGACATCCGGGCCCGTTTCCTCGCCGGCGGGCTGCCCACCGAGTCGCAGCTGGTGGTCAAGTACGGCCTGCCCGGCGACGACGGCCCCGAGTACGTCTGGGCCGGGGTGACCTCGTGGGAGATCCCGGAACGGATCGTCGGCGCCAGCGCCAGCGACGCCGCCACCGACCCCACGGTGCGGATCGGCGCCCCGGTGGTGGTGGTGGCGACGGACGTCGTCGACTGGGCCCTGCTGGACAGCACGGGCGTCATCGAGGGCGGCTGGACCCAGGCCGTCCTGGACGCCGGCGAATCCCCCACCGCCGACTGA